A section of the Heterodontus francisci isolate sHetFra1 chromosome 7, sHetFra1.hap1, whole genome shotgun sequence genome encodes:
- the LOC137372412 gene encoding uncharacterized protein — MVKRGEQSHGGVENKDENFKIERLLNQHPMFSHAEASLINRQESNSIDPGSDYLKVLGIWFGRAGACTKTWEERVAKVQQKLSMWGQRSLSIVGKNLVIRSSELDFTLGGWEFATDVKEACNFLRECRHKELIYEMCSSLVAQHCDAKLQMNCGIISSEQYYFLIHLYFSTSSAHVDHADQQFLLSFELQDSSPKSNPARKSLLNLHCNPSAPSSWISAALSSPCTRPPVSLKSLPVSCHCRDCRSPLKQLPCSASRQTKVGPPDSVVSFTSETWSSCPRGCDCREGLKYVNCSAASLHQIPATFPTDTEQLDLSENNLTILPAKAFQSLWRMNILLISSSNVQQVDDGAFAVLENLWRLDLQRNEIRQLGNSFSIGLSFLNELILSDNNLKKLNSLMFQYLDNVQKLFLNNNQISEIPSGAFRSMTRLRQLHLQNNRLDSLNNGVFFMLQSLEVLDLQGNQIKDIDTGVFTSLTSLTLLNLSKNGLERIKFKTFLGIQTWGTHILLSENNWTCDCELQRVFGKLLSVQRLIVNDYVNVICLEPPALRDVPLASVDTQLCIAETVTVLIITVTVFITVVAAIVMAERNRKKRTGKHWSEESEDFDSQD, encoded by the exons atggtgaagaggGGAGAACAAAGCCATGgaggagttgaaaacaaggatgagaattttaaaatcgagaggtTGCTGAACCAGCACcctat GTTCTCCCACGCAGAAGCCAGCCTGATTAACAGACAGGAGTCCAACTCCATTGATCCCGG gtcagattacctgaaggtgctggggatatggttcggaagggccggggcttgcaccaaaacctgggaggagcgtgtAGCCAAGgtgcaacaaaagttgagcatgtgggggcagcgatctctctccattgtgggtaagaacctggtcatcag AAGCAgtgagctggattttaccttaggcggatgggaatttgccactgacgtaaaa GAAGCCTGTAATTTCCTtagggaatgtagacacaaagaactcaTTTACGAAATGTGCTCTTCCTTGGTCGCTCAACATTGTGACGCAAAGTTACAGATGAATTGTGGAATTATTAGCTCTGAGCAAT ATTACTTCCTTATTCATTTATATTTTTCAACTTCCTCAGCCCATGTTGATCATGCTGACCAACAGTTCCTTTTGTCTTTTGAGTTACAGG ACTCATCTCCAAAATCCAATCCAGCTCGCAAATCCCTGCTGAATCTGCACTGCAACCCATCAGCTCCAAGTTCTTGGATTTCTGCTGCTCTCAGCTCTCCCTGCACCCGACCCCCGGTCAGTTTGAAGTCTCTCCCAGTCTCATGTCACTGCCGAGATTGTAGATCCCCGCTGAAGCAACTACCTTGTTCAGCCAGCAGACAGACCAAGGTTGGACCTCCGGACAG TGTTGTAAGTTTTACCTCTGAGACCTGGTCCTCGTGTCCCCGAGGATGTGACTGTAGAGAAGGCCTCAAGTATGTGAACTGCTCAGCTGCTTCGCTTCACCAGATCCCCGCAACCTTCCCAACAGATACAGAGCAACTGGATCTCTCCGAGAATAATCTGACCATTCTCCCAGCCAAAGCCTTCCAGTCCCTCTGGAGAATGAATATTCTCCTCattagctccagcaatgttcagcaAGTGGATGATGGAGCCTTTGCCGTACTGGAGAATCTATGGAGGCTTGATCTCCAGAGAAATGAAATTAGGCAGCTAGGCAACAGCTTTTCCATTGGCCTCTCCTTCCTCAATGAGTTAATATTATCAGACAACAATTTAAAGAAGCTCAATTCACTAATGTTCCAGTACCTGGACAACGTGCAAAAACTCTTCCTGAATAATAACCAGATTTCTGAAATACCAAGTGGGGCTTTCCGAAGTATGACAAGGCTACGGCAGCTGCACCTTCAGAATAACCGACTCGATAGCTTAAATAATGGTGTCTTCTTCATGCTTCAGAGTTTAGAGGTGTTAGATCTTCAGGGTAATCAAATCAAAGATATTGACACTGGTGTTTTCACATCATTGACAAGTTTGACACTCTTAAATCTATCCAAAAATGGACTGGAACGAATTAAGTTTAAGACTTTCTTGGGTATTCAGACTTGGGGCACTCACATTTTGCTGTCTGAAAATAATTGGACCTGTGACTGTGAGCTCCAGAGGGTTTTCGGTAAGCTGCTCAGTGTCCAACGCCTGATTGTGAATGACTATGTCAACGTAATCTGCTTGGAGCCGCCTGCATTGAGGGACGTGCCTTTAGCATCTGTTGACACGCAGTTGTGCATCGCAGAGACTGTCACAGTCCTGATCATCACTGTTACAGTCTTCATCACTGTTGTAGCTGCCATTGTaatggctgagaggaacaggaagaAACGAACGGGGAAACACTGGAGTGAGGAAAGCGAAGACTTTGATTCACAAGATTAA